The sequence TTTTCTTAAATATACAAAAAAAGTATTCAATAAGTCAATTTTTGGAACCGCCCTTTAAAGAATAATAAAAATAGTGTGCAGGCGTAAGATCAACTTAAAAGATTTGGTTCGAAGTGTTTTTCCGATTTCTCGTAAAAACTCCTTAGAAAGGAGGTGATCCAGCCGCACCTTCCGGTACGGCTACCTTGTTACGACTTAGCCCCAGTCACTGATTTTACCTTAGACGGCTGCTTCCTTGCGGTTTGCGCACCGGCTTCGGGTACCCCCAGCTTCCATGGCTTGACGGGCGGTGTGTACAAGGCCCGGGAACGTATTCACCGCGGCGTGCTGATCCGCGATTACTAGCAATTCCAGCTTCATGGAGTCGAGTTGCAGACTCCAATCCGAACTGAGGTCGATTTTAAGGGATTAGCTCCACCTCGCGGTTTGGCAACCCGTTGTATCGACCATTGTAGCACGTGTGTAGCCCTGGATGTAAGGGCCATGAGGACTTGACGTCATCCCCACCTTCCTCACTACTTACGTAGGCAGTCCACTTAGAGTGCCCAGCATAACCTGATGGCAACTAAGTGCAGGGGTTGCGCTCGTTGCTGGACTTAACCAAACACCTCACGGCACGAGCTGACGACAGCCATGCAGCACCTGTACAAGTGCCCCTTGCGGAGAGATCCCCTTTCAGGGACTGTCACTTGCCTTTCAAACCCAGGTAAGGTTCTTCGCGTTGCATCGAATTGAACCACATGCTCCACTGCTTGTGCGGGCCCCCGTCAATTCCTTTGAGTTTCAACCTTGCGATCGTACTCCCCAGGTGGGATACTTAATGCGTTAACTTTGGCACCGATCCCGTTCGGCACTTGAACTTGCAAGTACCGAACGGGACCGACACCTAGTATCCATCGTTTAGGGCGTGGACTACCAGGGTATCTAATCCTGTTTGCTCCCCACGCTTTCGTCCCTCAGCGTCAGTTATGAGCCAGATGATCGCCTTCGCAACTGGTGTTCTTCATGATATCTACGCATTTCACCGCTACACCATGAATTCCATCATCCTCTCTCACACTCAAGATGGACAGTATCAAAGGCAGTTTCACAGTTGAGCTGTGAGATTTCACCATTGACTTATCCACCCGCCTACGGACCCTTTACACCCAGTAATTCCGGACAACGCTCGCACCCTACGTATTACCGCGGCTGCTGGCACGTAGTTAGCCGGTGCTTTCTAAAAAGGTACAGTCAACGGCGCTCAAGGCGCCATATTCTTCCCTCTCCACAGAGGTTTACATCCTAACGGATTTCATCCTTCACGCGGCGTCGCTGCTTCAGGCTTTCGCCCATTGAGCAATATTCCTCACTGCTGCCTCCCGTAGGAGTCTGGACCGTGTCTCAGTTCCAGTGTGGCTGATCATCCTCTCAGACCAGCTACCCATCGTCGGCTTGGTGGGCTTTTACCCCGCCAACTACCTAATGGGACGCAGGTCCATCTTGAAACACCCTTTTGGGGCTTTTGATCTCATAATAATGCTATTAAAAGATATTATCGGGTATTAGCCCCGATTTCTCGGAGTTATCCCCGTTTTCAAGGTAGGTTGCCTACGCATTACTCACCCGTCTGCCGGTTTACTAGGGATATTGCTACCCCGTTCTCCCCGACTTGCATGTGTTAAGCACGCCGCCAGCGTTCGTCCTGAGCCAGGATCAAACTCTCCGTTGTAAAGTTTAAAACTTTATTTTCTTCGAGTTTAACCTGTAAAAAAAGGTTGTTTTTCTATCTAAATTGATTTTAGAGCCATACACACTATTTTCAAAGAACATCTTATGAACATTTAATCATTCATAATGGGCTCATAATATACAAACATTTTTCATATAAGTCAAGCACCCTTTAAATTTATTTTTTAGTGTTTAGATGATAATTTATTTTTTCTACTAAAACAACTCGAAAACAATCTTTTTTAGGAAAAAAATTCTTGTAATAGTTATGATTTATTTATATATTCATCAAACAATTTTTCTATGAATCTTACAATCTAAATAATATAGGAAATAGAATTTGAGTATGAATACTTTAAAAAGAAGATCTTGGGCTGAGCCATTCAAAATTAAAATGGTTGAACCCTTAAAAATGACAACTATGGAATATCGCCAAAAAGCACTTGCCGAAGCAGGCTATAATACTTTTCTTTTAAAATCGGAAGATGTATATATCGACTTGCTGACTGATAGTGGAACTAATGCGATGAGTGAATATCAATGGGCTGGGATGATGTTAGGCGACGAGGCTTACGCCGGCAGTAAAAACTTTTACCACCTTGAAGAAGCTGTTCAAAAATATTATGGGTATAAATATTTAGTGCCTACACACCAAGGTCGCGGTGCCGAAAATTTGATTTCTCAAATTTTAATTAAAAAGGGAGATTTCATTCCCGGTAATATGTATTTTACAACCACGCGTCTTCACCAAGAACTTGCCGGAGGAACTTTTGTAGATGTTATTATTGATGAGGCTCATCAAACAGAAGTGGAACATCCATTCAAAGGAAATATTGATTTACAAAAACTAGATGACCTTATAAAAAAAGTAGGAGCCAACAAAATCCCCTACGTGAGTGTAGCAGGAACGGTTAATATGGCAGGAGGCCAGCCAATCTCGATGGAAAATATGAAACAAGTTCGGGAGCTGACATCGAAATATGGTATCAAAATAATTTTTGACGCAACACGTGCAATCGAGAATGCATATTTTATTAAAACTCGTGAAGATGGTTATCAGAATAAAACGATCGATGGAATTTTAAAAGAAATGTGTTCCTATACCGACGGCGCAACAATGAGTGGCAAAAAAGATTTGCTTGT is a genomic window of Bacteroidota bacterium containing:
- a CDS encoding tyrosine phenol-lyase, with the translated sequence MNTLKRRSWAEPFKIKMVEPLKMTTMEYRQKALAEAGYNTFLLKSEDVYIDLLTDSGTNAMSEYQWAGMMLGDEAYAGSKNFYHLEEAVQKYYGYKYLVPTHQGRGAENLISQILIKKGDFIPGNMYFTTTRLHQELAGGTFVDVIIDEAHQTEVEHPFKGNIDLQKLDDLIKKVGANKIPYVSVAGTVNMAGGQPISMENMKQVRELTSKYGIKIIFDATRAIENAYFIKTREDGYQNKTIDGILKEMCSYTDGATMSGKKDLLVNMGGFLALNDYEIFEEARNMVVIYEGLHTYGGLAGRDMEAMARGIEEAVQFDHIRARIGQVEYVGEKLLQFDIPIVKPIGGHAIFLDAKRFFPQIPQIEFPAQTLAAEIYLDSGVRTMERGIVSAGRNKDTGDHYYPKLELVRITFPRRVYTQAHCDVTIESIVETYENRNSIKGLKMVYEPKYLRFFQAKFERL